Below is a genomic region from Rhodospirillum centenum SW.
GGATCGTCACGGACGGGCCCAGCACGGTGCAGGTGCTGGTGACCCAGTTCGATTCCGCGCTGCTGCCCGACTATCTCGCCATCGGGGCGGAGCTGCGGGCCGCCGGGATCAACACCGAGATCCAGCTCGAACCCGCAAAGCCGAAGAAGCAGTTCGCCTATGCCGACAAGGCCGGCATCCGCTTCGCCGTCATCATGGGCCCGGACGAGAAGGCCAGGGGCGAGGTCACCGTGAAGGACATGGTGAGCGGCGAACAGGCCGCCGTGGCCCGGGCCGGGCTGGCGGACTGGCTGCGCACCCGCACGGGCTGAGGCCGCTCCCCTTTCTGTCACGGCATCCGTCGGGTGTGCCCGGAATCGTGGATTCCCTGTCACACTTCCGGGGCCTGCGTCGTTCCGTCCGGATGGGCATTGAAAGCGCCCGTCCGGAGGGTCGATACTGCGTCCCGATGCGATGCATCCTTCGAACCGAAAGCGCTTCTTAACCAGGATATCCCATGGTTGCCCGGACGGACTTCTCTTCGGGGGCGGGGGAACGGCGGGTCATGGCTGGAGCGCGGTGGGTCCGGGGACTTGCCTGGGGGGTCGCGCTCGTGCTGGCCGGGGCAGCAGGTGCTGCGGGCTGGTACGAGATGCGGACCTCCGTCCTGCAATCCGCCGTCCTGTCGCGGATCGGGCGCGACCTGACCTACCGGGTGGAGCCCGGCCCCAATCCCGACATCCGGTTCCCCGGCTCCGGCCCCTATGACGTGCGCCTGGGGTACACCCGGCTGCCGGACTTCATCGAGCGGCTGACCGCGGGTTCCTACCGGGTCGAGGCGCAGGCCCGGCCGACGCCGCAGTTCCGCGACTATGTCGAGTTCGGCGGCTTCGCCCCCTATCGGGAGAAGACGAGTGCCGGCCTGCGCATCGCCGACCGCACGGGTGGCCAGCTTCATGGTGCGCGCTTCCCCGAACGCACCTATGCCGGCTTCGCCGAGGTGCCGCCGCTCGTCGTCCGCACCCTGCTCTATATCGAGAACCGGGAGCTGCTGGACACCGCCAACCCGATGCGCAATCCCGCGGTGGAATGGGACCGCTTCGCCCTGGCGCTGGCCAACATTCCGCTCAAGTTCATCGACCCGGACAATCCGCGGGCCGGCGGTTCCACGCTGGCCACGCAGATCGAGAAGTACCGCCATTCGCCCGACGGGCGCACCGCCACGGGCGTGGAGAAGCTGCGGCAGATGATGTCGGCGTCGGTCCGGGCCTATCTGGACGGTCCGGAGACCAGCACGGTGCGCCATCGGATCGTCGTGGACTATCTGAACTCCACGCCGCTTTCCGCCCGCGCCGGCATCGGTGAGGTGAACGGGCTGGGCGACGGGCTGTGGGCGTGGTTCGGCACCGACTTCGCCGTGGCCAACCGCATCCTTTCGACGCCTCCGCGGAACGAGACGGAACTCGCCGTCCAGGCCGTGGTCTACAAGCAGGTGCTCAGCCTGCTGCTGGCCCAGCGCCGCCCCAGCTATTATCTGGCGCAGGACCGTGGCGCGCTGGAGCGGCTGGCGAACGAGCATCTGCGCGTGCTGGACCGCGCCGGGGTGATCGACCCGGCGCTGGCGGACGCCGCGCAGAACTTCCATCTGCGCTTCCATCCGGAACCGCCGGCCCTGCCGGAACCGTCCTTCGTGGCGCAGAAGGCGACCAACGCCATCCGCAGCCGGCTGCTGTCGCTGCTGGGCGTGCGCAGCCTCTATGAGCTGGACCGGCTGGATCTGGCGGTGGAGACGACGCTGGACCAGCCGTCGCAGGAGCGGGTGACGCAGGTGCTGCAACGGCTGCGCGATCCGGCAGCGGCGGCGGAGCTGGGGCTGGTCGGTGACCGCCTGCTGAATCAGGCCGATCCGTCGAAGGTCGTCTACAGCGTGACCCTCTACGAGCGGACGCCGACGGCGAACCTCGTGCGGGTCCAGGTCGATACGCTGGACCAGCCGCTCGATCTCAACGAAGGCGCCAAGCTGGACCTGGGCTCTACCGCCAAGCTGCGCACGCTGGCGACCTATCTGGAGATCGTCGCCAAGCTGCACGGACGGGTTCCGCGACCTCTCCCCGCCCGAGCTTGAGGCCGTGGCGGCCGACGCGCCGGACCGGATGACCCAGTGGGTCGCCCGGACGATGGCGCAGCTCCGCGCCCAGGGGCAGGCCGCCGGCCTCCAGGCGATGCTCGCCCTTGCCATGGAACGGCAGTACTCGGCCAGCCCGGCCGAACGGTTCTTCACCGGCGGCGGCCTGCACACCTTCGGGAACTTCGACGACAAGGACAACGGCCGCGTCATGACCGTGGCGGAGGCGTTCCGCCATTCCGTCAATCTGGTCTTCATCCGGATGATGCGGGACATCGTGAACCACTTCATCGCGGAGGGGCCGGCCCGCAAGGACGACCTGCTGGACGACCCGCGCCATCCGGTGCGGCAGACCTATCTGGCCCGCTTCGCCGATCAGGAGGGGACCGAGTTCCTCAACAGGTTCTGGTCCGACTACAAGGACATGACGCCCGATCAGGCGCTGGACCGTCTGGCCGGCCGGATCGCGGCGCAGCCCGACCGTCTGGCCGCTGCCTTCCGCTCGGTCCGGCCCAATGCCGGCCCGCGCGAACTGGCGGCCTTCCTGGGCAAGCGCCTGCCCACCGGCGCCCCGCCCCAGGCGCAGGTGGAGGCGCTGTACCAGAAGTACGATCCGGCGGCGTGGTCGCTGAACGACCGCGGCTACATCGCAAAGGTGCATCCGCTGGAGCTGTGGCTCGTCGCCTATCTCCAGGACACGCCGCAGGCGCCGCGCCGGCAGATGCTGAAGGAAAGCTCATCCTCCCGGCAGGAGAGCTATGAATGGCTGTTCAAGACCCGGCACAAGAGCGCCCAGGACAGCCGCATCGGCATCGTGCTGGAGGAAGAGGCGTTCGACCGCATCCATGCGGAATGGCGCCGGCTGGGCTATCCCTTCGAAAGCCTGATCGCCAGCTACGCCACGTCGATCGGCAGTTCCGCCGACCGTCCGGGTGCCCTGGCCGAACTGATGGGCATCATCCTGAACGACGGCGTGCGCCTGCCCACGGCCCGCATCACCGGGCTGCACTTCGCTGCCGGCACACCCTATGAAACGCGGTTCGCGCTGACGGACCGGGAGGAGGCAGAGCAGGTGATGCAGCCCGAGGTGGCCGCCACCCTGCGCCGCCACCTCATGGACATCGTGGAGAACGGCACCGCCCGCCGGGTCCGGGGCGCCTTCACGACCGTTGACGGCGCACCGCTCCCCATCGGCGGCAAGACGGGAACCGGCGATCACCGCTTCGAACGCTACGGTGCGGGCGGCGTGGTGCTGGAAAGCCGCGTCGTGAACCGGACGGCGACCTTCGTCTTCTATATCGGGGACCGTTTCTTCGGCGTCATCACGGCCCATGTCCACGGGCCAGACGCCGCGAAGTACCGCTTCACCTCGGCCCTGCCGTCGCAGCTTCTGAAGATCCTGGCGCCGGCGTTGCAGCCGCTGGTCAGCCCCGGCGATCCGCAGACGGCCGACCGGGGGCCCACGCTGTAGCCGCCGCCTCAGGCGGCGGTGGGCGCCGGAACCTCGGCCGGGACCTCGGCGGGGGCGGGCAGTGTCTCCGCCATGAAGGCGTCGATGTCCGCCCAGACGCGGTCACGGATGCTGTCCACCTCCATCATCAGTTCGTGCTGCGCTCCCGGATAGACCCTGACCCGGCCTTGCGGCAGCCGGGTGGCGAAGGCCTGCTGCCGGGCGGACAGAACGATGCGGTCGCCGCCGGCGGACAGCACCAGCACCGGGAGCGTGAGCGACGCCACCCGGGCGTCGCGCCAGAGCCGCCGCATCGAGCGGAAGGCCGCGTCCAGCCAGCCCCAGGTCACGCCGCCCAGGGCCAGCTCCGGGTCGTCGCGGTAGGCGACATGCCCGACCAGGAAGCGCGCGGGGTCGGAGGTCAGGGGATTGCCGGCGAAGGGCGGGTCCGCCGGCAGCCAGTCGGTCTGGCCCAGGGCATAGTGCTCGCCCAGCCCGCGGCGCACCATGGCGGCGGCGACCATGCGGGCCAGGGGTTCCGGCAGGGGGGCGGTGCGGATGCCCAGCATGGGCGCGCAGGCGACGGCGGCGGCGAAGGGGTGCGGCCGTTCCGCCAGGAAGCGCAGCAGGATATGCCCGCCCATGCTGTGCCCGAAAGCGACCGCCGGGCGTGGCGTCCCTGCCGGCAGCAGCACGGGCAGGGCGGCCGCCAGATCGTCCAGGTAGAGGTCGAAGTCGCTGACATGGCCCTTGTGGGCGTTGGGCAGGAAGCGGGAGGACCCGCCCTGACCGCGCCAGTCCAGCCCGACGGTGGCGAAGCCGCGCCGGGTCCAGTCCGCCGCCTGCTCGGCATACTTCTCCAGCGTCTCGCAGCGCCCGGGCAGCAGCAGGACGCTGCCGCGGGGCATGGACGGGGCCGGCCAGAACC
It encodes:
- a CDS encoding transglycosylase domain-containing protein; this encodes MAGARWVRGLAWGVALVLAGAAGAAGWYEMRTSVLQSAVLSRIGRDLTYRVEPGPNPDIRFPGSGPYDVRLGYTRLPDFIERLTAGSYRVEAQARPTPQFRDYVEFGGFAPYREKTSAGLRIADRTGGQLHGARFPERTYAGFAEVPPLVVRTLLYIENRELLDTANPMRNPAVEWDRFALALANIPLKFIDPDNPRAGGSTLATQIEKYRHSPDGRTATGVEKLRQMMSASVRAYLDGPETSTVRHRIVVDYLNSTPLSARAGIGEVNGLGDGLWAWFGTDFAVANRILSTPPRNETELAVQAVVYKQVLSLLLAQRRPSYYLAQDRGALERLANEHLRVLDRAGVIDPALADAAQNFHLRFHPEPPALPEPSFVAQKATNAIRSRLLSLLGVRSLYELDRLDLAVETTLDQPSQERVTQVLQRLRDPAAAAELGLVGDRLLNQADPSKVVYSVTLYERTPTANLVRVQVDTLDQPLDLNEGAKLDLGSTAKLRTLATYLEIVAKLHGRVPRPLPARA
- a CDS encoding penicillin-binding transpeptidase domain-containing protein codes for the protein MAADAPDRMTQWVARTMAQLRAQGQAAGLQAMLALAMERQYSASPAERFFTGGGLHTFGNFDDKDNGRVMTVAEAFRHSVNLVFIRMMRDIVNHFIAEGPARKDDLLDDPRHPVRQTYLARFADQEGTEFLNRFWSDYKDMTPDQALDRLAGRIAAQPDRLAAAFRSVRPNAGPRELAAFLGKRLPTGAPPQAQVEALYQKYDPAAWSLNDRGYIAKVHPLELWLVAYLQDTPQAPRRQMLKESSSSRQESYEWLFKTRHKSAQDSRIGIVLEEEAFDRIHAEWRRLGYPFESLIASYATSIGSSADRPGALAELMGIILNDGVRLPTARITGLHFAAGTPYETRFALTDREEAEQVMQPEVAATLRRHLMDIVENGTARRVRGAFTTVDGAPLPIGGKTGTGDHRFERYGAGGVVLESRVVNRTATFVFYIGDRFFGVITAHVHGPDAAKYRFTSALPSQLLKILAPALQPLVSPGDPQTADRGPTL
- a CDS encoding alpha/beta fold hydrolase, whose protein sequence is MNGQSGDGHDTTDGMERWRFQRLPTADGGRLRLGFWPAPSMPRGSVLLLPGRCETLEKYAEQAADWTRRGFATVGLDWRGQGGSSRFLPNAHKGHVSDFDLYLDDLAAALPVLLPAGTPRPAVAFGHSMGGHILLRFLAERPHPFAAAVACAPMLGIRTAPLPEPLARMVAAAMVRRGLGEHYALGQTDWLPADPPFAGNPLTSDPARFLVGHVAYRDDPELALGGVTWGWLDAAFRSMRRLWRDARVASLTLPVLVLSAGGDRIVLSARQQAFATRLPQGRVRVYPGAQHELMMEVDSIRDRVWADIDAFMAETLPAPAEVPAEVPAPTAA